The Arthrobacter sp. V1I7 genome includes a region encoding these proteins:
- a CDS encoding glutaredoxin family protein: protein MTLTIYTKPAGCFGCAKTKQKFAEAGIDFHEVDVTSNPAAFEYITEELGYSRVPVVVYDKDGTENHWSGLNPGGIEQIIAIESAVREAWGTGGGE from the coding sequence ATGACTCTCACCATCTACACCAAGCCCGCCGGATGCTTTGGCTGCGCTAAGACCAAGCAGAAATTCGCCGAGGCCGGGATCGACTTCCACGAGGTCGACGTCACCAGCAACCCGGCAGCTTTCGAGTACATCACCGAAGAGCTCGGCTACTCCCGGGTCCCCGTAGTCGTGTACGACAAGGACGGCACCGAGAACCACTGGTCCGGTCTGAACCCGGGCGGAATCGAGCAAATCATCGCCATCGAATCCGCCGTCCGCGAAGCCTGGGGAACGGGCGGGGGAGAGTAA
- the ssb gene encoding single-stranded DNA-binding protein, translating to MSGDTSITVAGNLTADPELRFTTAGTAVANFTIASTPRAFDNERNEWVDGETQFLPAHIWRGAAENAAGSLTKGTRVIATGELKSRSYETRTGEKRTVLELEVEEIGPSLRYAAAAVHGSSRASADAAEEESRSEEIHPVGHFSLSARGYTDDDLWFGMDANPAGRISTRPQDPEPAY from the coding sequence ATGTCAGGCGATACCAGCATCACAGTGGCCGGCAACCTTACTGCCGACCCCGAGCTGCGGTTCACCACAGCCGGCACGGCCGTCGCGAACTTCACCATCGCATCCACGCCCAGGGCGTTCGATAACGAGCGCAACGAGTGGGTGGACGGGGAGACTCAGTTTCTGCCTGCGCATATCTGGCGGGGAGCGGCCGAGAACGCCGCAGGGTCCCTGACCAAGGGCACGCGCGTGATCGCAACGGGTGAATTGAAGTCCCGCAGCTACGAGACAAGGACGGGGGAGAAGCGCACCGTGCTCGAACTCGAAGTCGAAGAGATTGGGCCGTCCCTGCGATACGCGGCAGCGGCCGTGCACGGCTCATCCCGCGCATCCGCAGATGCGGCGGAAGAAGAAAGCCGCAGTGAGGAAATCCACCCCGTTGGTCACTTCAGCCTCAGCGCCCGCGGGTACACCGACGACGACCTGTGGTTTGGCATGGATGCCAACCCCGCCGGGCGCATTAGCACCCGCCCCCAGGACCCCGAACCGGCGTACTGA
- a CDS encoding helix-turn-helix domain-containing protein, whose translation MLTLEQIQEILNVKSALVYSLVRSGELPAGQFGGRGVWRVRESDLSAYIEAAFAKTAERIAAGQIKDDDVTAED comes from the coding sequence ATGCTGACTCTGGAGCAGATTCAGGAGATTCTGAACGTCAAAAGCGCACTGGTCTATTCGCTCGTTCGCAGCGGCGAGCTTCCCGCCGGGCAGTTCGGTGGACGGGGTGTGTGGCGGGTCCGGGAAAGCGATCTATCGGCCTACATCGAAGCTGCGTTCGCGAAGACCGCGGAGCGCATCGCGGCCGGTCAGATCAAGGATGATGACGTCACCGCGGAAGACTAA